The Aedes albopictus strain Foshan chromosome 1, AalbF5, whole genome shotgun sequence genomic interval aaaggttccaaaacctgtcacaaatcctacaatacttttattaggatttgtaacgatcatcaaaaccttcctcaatccaaccgacttggaactattgcttgggaatagactctaatgagccctggcggatcctccatgtttatcgagcatgtctgatgcatatgatcagccatactccatctgcagcagccggttcgtgatgaaccgttggaggcgcattaaagtgttaaaaaggtgatatgtttcactaaagaacactacattacaataatcaaaatgaaactccttcactttaataccgtcaacccctgcgaacttggccagggagttTTATCATTTTTAATAATTTCCCATATAACCGTGCCCTAGGCTAATACCTACATTCATCAGCGGGTTCGTCATTGGAATTAACGCGAAAATTCAGGTACCGATAGAAAACCTCAAAACCCCTCTTACTCAACGTTTTGCCGGATGGCATAGCACCGCCGGCCAATTCGTTATTTGGCCGGCCATATTCGAAACAACGCGGGACAGGAAACAGAAACGCGTGACGGTTTTGAAAACGCAGTcactcgcgcgcacagcctgctacaaTCGAAATCATTAAGTCATACTATGTCATAACAAAGTCATAAATATTTCTTAAGCTGTTCATACAAAAGTCATGGTTGCCAAAGGCATTATGATAAACCGAGCTCGATACTCTGTACGCTCGAAAATCTCATTGACTAAATTACATTATTGTTATTGGTCACTATGTTACTTAGCCATATAGCTTAGTGCATGAGAACTTGGTAATGCGGAATGTTAAATTGTATGCCGGTCAACTTACCTTCGTAGAATCCTCTAACATTTTAGTGTGCTCGGCAATAAACCGCACACAGAAGCAACTTCGATGAACCTCGATGGGGCAGCTAGAGTGCGAAAATGATGGCTGCTTGAAAACCGGACTCTTGATGCCGGATGGAACTGCTGTATCCGCTGCAGTCGATAATGACAACTCTTCCGACTCTGAATGTGGAACTGCCAAAGGACCGTGAATCTGGCAGCTTCCTCCAAATGGGCCGGTCCCTGATAGACTGTGCAATTGAAAATTACTTCTACCATTTGCAACATTTTTGATCGATGAATGTTCATGTAGATATTGAGTGAATGTATTATTTTACCGCAAACAGATCAATCAAAAAAGAGAAAAACGAATCAAATATTATTCAATCTTATAAATACCTTAGTGGAGATTGATCATCTTTAGATGATGTCCAAATATGTAAACGATCTTTAAGGCGATTTAATGCGGTGGTCGAATAATAAGGATAAAAGCAAACTTTTGGatgttttggcaacaattttCTACAAAATTGAGTTGAAAATAGAAAATGCAAATAACATACAAGATATTATATTATGTATTACTATAAACAAGTATCAAAATATTAAATCTAAAATCATTAAGCCTTAACAATAGCTATATGTAATAGTAAAACAGAAGCAACAAATAATGGAATAACTTTTTTACCTGTGATTCTCAATGTATGCCGGTCTCTTCATGAATAAAAATCGAGGAAGGAAATCTACAAATAGTAAGTATTGCATAGTATTGCTTTCTAAACATGTCCAATCCATATTTACCAATGAAGAACGTTTTAACCCATGGGGCCATGCGATGCGTTTGCGGTGATCTGAAGTGAACGTTCAATACTACGACCGTAACGCATATACtgaaatacatgaaaaatattcgtTAGCTAATTGACATTTTCAATTGTAAAACTGCTCATGCTTGCGAACAGAAGGTAGATTCGAATCTACGAAAAGTTGAAATGATAAAAGATTTTTAACTAACGTGTTTAGATTTAATACTTAAttttgaactgttttttttttcagctcgagttcttaatttttttttttaagatactgGTAAGGAAGTTCAACTTTTCTCTTTCTCATAAATGAGGATCATACGGAATAtatagaagaatctttgaaaaccaataaaaatgaaaaaatgtgaTTCATATCCACTTACCTTATAGATACTAAAATCATGGCAAATATTAAATATTTCCCCAGCAAAGGCACTACCAGTGACGTTGGTGGGATGATCTCAACAACCAGGAGGAAGAACACATGGAGACTAATTAAAATTGATATCGAAAGTGTAACCTATAAACGGAGATAAATGATGGGGACAAGTTACTAAATTGTTTATTATTAGGTGTTAAGCGTAGGTTTTTGCACTATATACGAGCTTGCCATGAGgtaagaaaatataaaaaatcctctagaataaGAATCACTGGTTTTGATTACTTTTTGTTGAAAAAACATGATGAAGCATATAAGAAAGTTCTTACCTTTTCCCCACTATCAGATGGAAGGTAGAATGTTAAGACAGTTAAAAACGATATACCCATACATGGAATTATGATGTTCACGGTATAGAACAACGTCTTACGCCTCATTGTTATGTTGAATGTTATATCAAGGTAAGGCTCATCACAGCATGTGTAAAATTTTTCATTGCTAAAAAGATTTTGGAATACATTAGTCAGGTTGTAGTTTTTATTAACATATGAACACTTAAATATTTACCGAACTGCTGGTACTTCCAAGATATCCCATTCGACCGACATGTAGAACTCGGACAGGTCTACTCCGACATCCACTATGTTACTTCCCGACTGTTCGTCCATGTGACGTAAGTCAACCTGAGAGAAATAATATTTAAGTGTGTTTCCAACAAATTATAGTTCGCATTCATGCATTAAAATGGATTATTATTTTAACTGATTTTACAAATTTGTTAATAATTGAGCTCaaaaattgaacgaatttgaacaaATAAGAACATTTCCAATCACCATAATCAATCAGTAACATAATGCATACATTTAAAAGTGACTCATAAATATATTGTACATAAAAATTTAGCTTTGTCAGTTTAATGAAACTAAGTAATATCTACGTTTGAAATTATTTGCAAAAATAGAGATATCAATGGAATAATCTGATTTTTCGTATAAgattaaaaaaagaaacaaacaaATAGTGTGCCAAAAGCAGATGTTGTATCAAAGTGGGAGGTAGTGTGTAAATCAAGAAGTAAAACGTTTTGTCAGTTGCAGACTGCCGTCTCACATCCACTTTGTGATGCATAATAAATGATGATATATTGTTCTCatgcaatttttaaattttaattgtaAAAGCTAGTGATCATAATAGACACGACTTTCTGGTATGAGTGACCCTCAACAATAGCATGCATTATCGTAACAGgatgtaaaaaatcaaaaacatagTGTAACTTTTAGTTATCTATTTAATGCAATACTCAACAATATTGTGGCATGATAGGCTTAAAATTAGAAACATTGCTATTATTTTAATTGTGTTTAATAGATAAGTACAAAAATATACAATATTCATCAAGGACGCACTACAGCGAGCATGTACATAATTTATACTGTTGAGTCAATGTTTTCTGATAGTGAGAAATCAGCATTAGTCTAAATTcaagtaaataaaataaaaaaaaatacaataaggggattcacttaacagcgtaaataaTTATGTGACCTATATTTTGTattaatgtttcatgaaattgcgaatgaaataatcaaagattaccTTGGTGATCGCAATGTATAAGCAGATTATAATTTGTTCAGTGGTttaacgctgtttagtgaatcctcctaatgtttttttttatgatatgTTTTGTTTTATAAGGATTCGGATTGTTTTTTCATGCGGAGGCTTAATACTCGAAAGAACTTCAATAAACAACTTCTAGAGCGAAAGAACTATAAACCTACTTTTATGCTCAGTTATTTTTCTGTAAGCTTTCTATGTAATTAACTGCAACTTGCAATTAAAGTTTTCTGATGTTTTCGTTATCGGAAATGTGTTTCCAGAAatattgagaaacacatggagacgcatggttgtttatGCCTAATGCTgcccattagcgtggttcaaaaaatcgtttttgctccacaccgcttattcgaatTGTAactagattctatgccttctcccaaaatttgagttcatttggttgaaaattgtgactgcacaagcccttcaaagtttgtatgggaattactatgggaaaacgatgtttttcattcaatcgaccgtagtattttcccaagttccctagagcgttagttgacctttggtacttctagcaaatatactatattaacaatataggtcacttcgtgttttcacatacaacgacatggagacgccgtttacgaatgattacagcaccacctgttgtcagaaaaagtcaataattgaattttgatcaattttagtttaccgtgcaaggtgacatttctcgaaaaaagatgttaggggtgtcgaagttttttgttcccaactaatcgatttacaatataggtacacaaacaaaataatatttcattagatgacatctacgaatataaatagtctacttagctgtaaaatactcaatatctgtagaagaatttgaatgctccctcattgtaaagtcaccgaaatcgtttaacttcgaaatttaaaattttcaccctcaaaattggTTGAACTTGGCCTCCCAGTGGACACGgttatacagtccggattcgctggttgggtcacgactgcgccccgattagcgaatcgtgttcgttcattggggcaactgacaactgatcaaaatgctctagacacacgcaagtggcgagaaatacgtcacggaacactcacataatTGCGCAAACgatctgtatacaggagctgtgatacgacgatggtcagacgtcaaactcgttttgacatctattttgacattgacagtgctttttagttgggttttgccccaaccagtgaccATTCagccatcgagacagcccatctaacaagctctcaacgaacgaatcgtcactgtaattCCAACCGATCTATCACATCACTACCGTCCCGGGATTCGCGTAACCAAGAAGAAATTGATTAACTCTCAGAGTACgtttttacatttgtttatttCCCAACGGGCTAGTACGGactaatgataaaaacaaaacaatcaacACAATTATTCAGCAATATGCTTCGTCGATACTCGTACACATACACACTCAGACAGATCTCATCAGTCATCATCATTCATCGTTATTATAATTCTAGTACAAGGGAGCTGTTACTACTTTACTCcaacaaaattaacttatattttaccctggtggttgctattttcctttgacaatggcttttaacgtcatctttcttaatgtccacgctgacatacatacatcggattggatagcttacaaaaaatccggaagatcaccaaccaagtctcgcgtttagtatcatacaggtgtatctacaatgatctagcatctaaaacaacaaaaacagccgaaaatgatttgctagtcaatttattaaccaaagagaaagtcgattaaaataaatcgatcattgtagatacgcccgtatgatactaagcgcgagaagtgcacgtcaaatttcttgtagcagagtgcaagacattgcatccattccgtgcttacaaaaaataagctccgggaccggacctgagaatgaaaatatttaatttcgattaatttcgttgttcttccgaagtgaactgtgagtttattcgaatactgatagttttattccggactaatcggtttccttgcgcctgcggctcagttagcagcggttagcgacggttaggaacggaaaaatcgacactgatttttcatttgggcctaactgatattttcgagttctcttcatcgatcctctctttgtgttatcacagaatgtgtattgagttttccaaagattttttggttgaaatgcgaagaagacgactacatgttgcaatagaaacaagaagaataatgattttgtttgttttgatcaagttattagcgaaagagagagtcgacgaagagaaatcgatcaagtcagttaggcccttatgaaaaatcattgtcgaaatgcgTCCAATTagaaaaaggatatgtcattccccttggtttcctcctagagtttttttttttcagagattcattcaggagttctttttgaaattcatccaagagtgccttcagagattgatttaaagtttttttttctaaaacttctccataagttcctcgagggacccccaggagttcctactgcagcaatttcttctgatgtcccttcaagaattaattctaggaatcctcaagaattctcttcttggattcgttaagaagttccttataggagtttcttggagtctttcttggattcctgcagaagctccttcaacgattccctcaggagtttttttttacgaatacctcccggagttctttcttgaattcctccaaagttgtttcagtgatttatccaagagttccttcaaaaattcctccttctgggaatttcaaccgggatttataccagtattcctccaaaagttccttctggaattcactccgtcctttaaggattcccacaaggtcttctgggatgaagtgactctgtaaatctccaacgcgattttatatgaacaatttaattgatatttttcgagggatctttccaggattccttcagaagttttctctttgaagtatcagaaatcctccaagaattatttttgtgattccttccgagatttctataaatttggaatgtcttcagaagtactttatcggggattcccagaaggaattagtgaatactagatttgtagtaatgagttggttttaAACTCTCCGTTACTGCATTGAAACGGTGATGCTGCCtcagcaaaactttggggaactatgttgttgaagttgcaataaatgagaatacaacaacacagttacccaaagttttgctcaaacaacatcaaatcagtctagcagtcataaaacccttgcttttttattaccattattgcagttatcattttattgcagtaacggagaaattactttctcattatacaaaaattcagcttattactacaaatctagtacttcactgattgcgttttattcatggagatatgtaatcccagaaggaacttttggaaaaaaaaccagaacgaatatctggaggatttttttttcaaaactgctggagaaatttgataaaaaaaatgttggaggatggaggaggaacgctggaacgctctccctaagcaatcccgaaaggagttcctaaaataattccagaattatttctaggaggaatcccccaagagctcctgtaggaatcttggagaaaaacaatccagggtgcaattcttaaagggatcccacaagaaaattcttgtgtaatttccggagaaaataccgttcataactcgctaacggaaagctCGTTTAGGGTCTTTAactctttataaggccgagaaaaccaggcacggaatcaacccgttctacattggaatataaagcacatgtggtgtaatgaacaaatacgattttattttcaaaaaaatcgatggtagattttgtatgaaaaaaattggtctaaatttcaactttttgtcaacaaagtttaaaatgttattttgtgatgcgtttatcaatcatgctgattttttgataagttattgccccaatattcatgagttacatgtGTGGATTTGAAGTCGATTGGTGAAtcattttggacgatatggcaattttagtacatgtccatttata includes:
- the LOC109402173 gene encoding acetylcholine receptor subunit alpha-like isoform X5 produces the protein MDEQSGSNIVDVGVDLSEFYMSVEWDILEVPAVRNEKFYTCCDEPYLDITFNITMRRKTLFYTVNIIIPCMGISFLTVLTFYLPSDSGEKVTLSISILISLHVFFLLVVEIIPPTSLVVPLLGKYLIFAMILVSISICVTVVVLNVHFRSPQTHRMAPWVKTFFIDFLPRFLFMKRPAYIENHRKLLPKHPKVCFYPYYSTTALNRLKDRLHIWTSSKDDQSPLSLSGTGPFGGSCQIHGPLAVPHSESEELSLSTAADTAVPSGIKSPVFKQPSFSHSSCPIEVHRSCFCVRFIAEHTKMLEDSTKVKEDWKYVAMVLDRLFLWIFTLAVLAGTAGIILQAPTLYDDRIPIDKTFDELATSTVVRCPPQ
- the LOC109402173 gene encoding acetylcholine receptor subunit alpha-like isoform X1 — encoded protein: MKKMSPSAGETLRAWLLSALVVHGAVAGNPDAKRLYDDLLSNYNKLVRPVVNTSDVLRVCIKLKLSQLIDVNLKNQIMTTNLWVEQSWYDYKLRWEPKEYGGVQMLHVPSDHIWRPDIVLYNNADGNFEVTLATKATIYSEGLVEWKPPAIYKSSCEIDVEYFPFDEQTCVLKFGSWTYDGFKVDLRHMDEQSGSNIVDVGVDLSEFYMSVEWDILEVPAVRNEKFYTCCDEPYLDITFNITMRRKTLFYTVNIIIPCMGISFLTVLTFYLPSDSGEKVTLSISILISLHVFFLLVVEIIPPTSLVVPLLGKYLIFAMILVSISICVTVVVLNVHFRSPQTHRMAPWVKTFFIDFLPRFLFMKRPAYIENHRKLLPKHPKVCFYPYYSTTALNRLKDRLHIWTSSKDDQSPLSLSGTGPFGGSCQIHGPLAVPHSESEELSLSTAADTAVPSGIKSPVFKQPSFSHSSCPIEVHRSCFCVRFIAEHTKMLEDSTKVKEDWKYVAMVLDRLFLWIFTLAVLAGTAGIILQAPTLYDDRIPIDKTFDELATSTVVRCPPQ
- the LOC109402173 gene encoding acetylcholine receptor subunit alpha-like isoform X3, with the translated sequence MKKMSPSAGETLRAWLLSALVVHGAVAGNPDAKRLYDDLLSNYNKLVRPVVNTSDVLRVCIKLKLSQLIDVNLKNQIMTTNLWVEQSWYDYKLRWEPKEYGGVQMLHVPSDHIWRPDIVLYNNADGNFEVTLATKATIYSEGLVEWKPPAIYKSSCEIDVEYFPFDEQTCVLKFGSWTYDGFKVDLRHMDEQSGSNIVDVGVDLSEFYMSVEWDILEVPAVRNEKFYTCCDEPYLDITFNITMRRKTLFYTVNIIIPCMGISFLTVLTFYLPSDSGEKVTLSISILISLHVFFLLVVEIIPPTSLVVPLLGKYLIFAMILVSISICVTVVVLNVHFRSPQTHRMAPWVKTFFIDFLPRFLFMKRPAYIENHRSNFQLHSLSGTGPFGGSCQIHGPLAVPHSESEELSLSTAADTAVPSGIKSPVFKQPSFSHSSCPIEVHRSCFCVRFIAEHTKMLEDSTKVKEDWKYVAMVLDRLFLWIFTLAVLAGTAGIILQAPTLYDDRIPIDKTFDELATSTVVRCPPQ
- the LOC109402173 gene encoding acetylcholine receptor subunit alpha-like isoform X4, yielding MKKMSPSAGETLRAWLLSALVVHGAVAGNPDAKRLYDDLLSNYNKLVRPVVNTSDVLRVCIKLKLSQLIDVNLKNQIMTTNLWVEQSWYDYKLRWEPKEYGGVQMLHVPSDHIWRPDIVLYNNADGNFEVTLATKATIYSEGLVEWKPPAIYKSSCEIDVEYFPFDEQTCVLKFGSWTYDGFKVDLRHMDEQSGSNIVDVGVDLSEFYMSVEWDILEVPAVRNEKFYTCCDEPYLDITFNITMRRKTLFYTVNIIIPCMGISFLTVLTFYLPSDSGEKVTLSISILISLHVFFLLVVEIIPPTSLVVPLLGKYLIFAMILVSISICVTVVVLNVHFRSPQTHRMAPWVKTFFIDFLPRFLFMKRPAYIENHSLSGTGPFGGSCQIHGPLAVPHSESEELSLSTAADTAVPSGIKSPVFKQPSFSHSSCPIEVHRSCFCVRFIAEHTKMLEDSTKVKEDWKYVAMVLDRLFLWIFTLAVLAGTAGIILQAPTLYDDRIPIDKTFDELATSTVVRCPPQ
- the LOC109402173 gene encoding acetylcholine receptor subunit alpha-like isoform X2 — protein: MKKMSPSAGETLRAWLLSALVVHGAVAGNPDAKRLYDDLLSNYNKLVRPVVNTSDVLRVCIKLKLSQLIDVNLKNQIMTTNLWVEQSWYDYKLRWEPKEYGGVQMLHVPSDHIWRPDIVLYNNADGHYEVTLMTKATVYNTGLVIWQPPAVYKSSCSIDVEYFPYDVQTCVLKLGSWTYDGFKVDLRHMDEQSGSNIVDVGVDLSEFYMSVEWDILEVPAVRNEKFYTCCDEPYLDITFNITMRRKTLFYTVNIIIPCMGISFLTVLTFYLPSDSGEKVTLSISILISLHVFFLLVVEIIPPTSLVVPLLGKYLIFAMILVSISICVTVVVLNVHFRSPQTHRMAPWVKTFFIDFLPRFLFMKRPAYIENHRKLLPKHPKVCFYPYYSTTALNRLKDRLHIWTSSKDDQSPLSLSGTGPFGGSCQIHGPLAVPHSESEELSLSTAADTAVPSGIKSPVFKQPSFSHSSCPIEVHRSCFCVRFIAEHTKMLEDSTKVKEDWKYVAMVLDRLFLWIFTLAVLAGTAGIILQAPTLYDDRIPIDKTFDELATSTVVRCPPQ